The following coding sequences are from one Musa acuminata AAA Group cultivar baxijiao chromosome BXJ2-4, Cavendish_Baxijiao_AAA, whole genome shotgun sequence window:
- the LOC135610536 gene encoding uncharacterized protein LOC135610536 isoform X1 — protein MAMFVPASTKRKDLEVVYDRQPDLSLFSETKRIKISLDGKPPLILEEEVAMSSPAFEAQLQVDGLPQENRNLVMTLPVDEMAIDGEVATATIASSLDPTENHEREETGAEEPMEVEEQEGLLQRPGRTDPVIWSGCKERTWFLRP, from the exons ATGGCCATGTTTGTGCCTGCAAGCACGAAGAGGAAAGACTTGGAGGTCGTCTACGACCGCCAACCCGATTTGTCGCTCTTTTCTGAGACTAAAAGGATCAAAATAAGTCTG GACGGCAAGCCGCCGCTAATCCTCGAAGAAGAAGTGGCGATGAGTTCTCCGGCGTTCGAGGCGCAGCTGCAGGTGGATGGACTGCCACAGG AGAATCGAAACCTGGTGATGACATTACCGGTGGATGAAATGGCAATTGATGGTGAGGTAGCCACAGCTACGATTGCTTCCTCCCTTGACCCCACAGAGAACCATGAAAGAGAAGAGACTGGAGCTGAGGAACCGATGGAAGTCGAAGAACAAGAGGGTCTTCTTCAGCGACCGGGAAGAACAGATCCCGTCATATGGTCAGGTTGTAAGGAACGAACATGGTTTCTCCGTCCGTAA
- the LOC103982186 gene encoding 26S proteasome non-ATPase regulatory subunit 1 homolog A, translated as MAVVSSASGLIAMLHEPHPALKLHALDKLNSLVHLFWPEISTSVPTIESLYEDEEFDQRQLAALVVSKVFYYLGELNDSLSYALGAGPLFDVSEDTDYAHTLLAKALDEYASLRSKAAKSSEEESKMDPRLEAIVERMLDKCILDGKYQQAMGMAIECRRLDKLEEAITHSDNVHGALSYCITLSHSFVNHREYRCEVLRLLVKIYQRLPSPDYLSICQCLMFLNEPDTVATILEKLLSGSKDDALLAFQIAFDLEENEHQAFLLNLKSRLAGSKSQAVDVNPEQGSSAPTSENGNATADNTVAASEDVHMTEESHTANGTSQDINQTDAAYNERLAKIKGILSGETSIQLTLQFLYSHNRSDLLILKTIKQSVEMRNSVCHSATICANAIMHAGTTVDTFLRENLEWLSRATNWAKFSATAGLGVIHGGHLQQGRSLMAPYLPQTGAVGGGSPYSEGGALYALGLIHANHGEGIKQFLRESLRNTNAEVIQHGACLGLGLAALGTADEVIFEDVKNVLYTDSAVAGEAAGISMGLLMVGTASEKATEMLAYAHDTQHEKIIRGLALGIALTVYGREEQADTLIEQMTRDQDPIIRYGGMYALALGYRGTSNNKAIHQLLHFAVSDVSDDVRRTAVLALGFVLYSEPEQTPRIVSLLSESYNPHVRYGAALAVGISCAGTGLSDAISLLEPLTSDVVDFVRQGALIAMAMVMIQTNESCDSRVGTFRRQLEKIILDKHEDTMSKMGAILASGILDAGGRNVTIKLLSKTKHDKITAVVGLAVFSQFWYWYPLLYFISLAFSPTAFIGLNYDLKVPKFEFLSNAKPSLFEYPRPTAPPTSTSAIKMPTAVLSTAAKAKSKAKKDAEHKAALEKPSSDDTSSGSTSGKTNKSSEKDTDAMQVDSASEKKVEPEPSYEVLTNPARVVPAQEKYIRFLEESRYVPVKLAPSGFVLLKDLQPTEVEVLTLSDAPTTLPSNVGGAATATTGQQGSGSSAMAVDEEPQPPQPFEYSG; from the exons ATGGCGGTGGTAAGTTCGGCGAGTGGCCTTATTGCGATGCTCCACGAGCCGCACCCGGCGCTGAAGCTTCACGCCCTCGACAAGCTTAACTCCCTCGTCCACCTCTTCTGGCCCGAGATCTCCACCAGCGTCCCGACCAT TGAAAGTTTATATGAAGATGAGGAGTTTGATCAGAGGCAACTTGCTGCATTGGTGGTGTCCAAG GTGTTCTACTACCTCGGAGAACTTAATGACTCATTATCTTATGCACTTGGTGCTGGACCCCTGTTTGATGTATCAGAAGACACAGATTATGCTCATACTCTCTTAG CCAAAGCGCTAGACGAATATGCCAGCCTCAGGTCTAAAGCAGCAAAATCAAGTGAAGAGGAGTCAAAGATGGATCCTAGGTTGGAAGCTATAGTGGAAAGGATGCTAGACAA GTGCATTTTGGATGGAAAATATCAGCAAGCCATGGGAATGGCCATTGAGTGTAGGAGACTGGATAAGCTTGAGGAGGCTATTACTCATAGCGATAATGTTCATGGTGCACTTTCGTACTGCATCACTCTTTCACATTCTTTCGTTAATCACAGAGAATATCGTTGTGAG GTTCTCCGTCTGCTTGTTAAAATATATCAAAGGTTGCCTTCTCCTGATTATCTAAGCATTTGCCAATGTCTCATGTTTTTGAATGAACCTGACACTGTTGCGACCATTTTGGAGAAGCTACTATCTGGGAGCAAG GATGATGCACTTCTTGCATTTCAGATTGCTTTTGATCTTGAGGAAAACGAACACCAAGCCTTTCTATTAAATCTGAAAAGTCGTTTGGCTGGCTCGAAATCCCAAGCTGTAGATGTGAACCCTGAACAAGGGTCTAGTGCACCAACTTCAGAGAACGGGAATGCCACTGCTGACAATACAGTTGCTGCATCTGAGGATGTTCACATGACAGAAGAATCTCATACTGCCAATGGGACTTCACAAGATATCAATCAAACTGATGCTGCATATAATGAGAGACTTGCAAAGATAAAAGGAATTTTATCAGGAGAGACTTCAATACAGTTGACTCTACAATTTTTATATAGTCACAATAG GTCGGACCTTTTGATTCTTAAGACGATAAAGCAGTCTGTGGAAATGAGAAATAGTGTCTGCCACAGTGCAACAATATGCGCCAATGCAATAATGCATGCTGGAACAACTGTGGATACCTTTCTTAGAGAAAACCTG GAATGGCTTAGTAGGGCAACGAACTGGGCTAAGTTCAGTGCTACAGCCGGACTGGGGGTCATCCATGGAGGCCATCTGCAGCAAGGCAGGTCTCTGATGGCACCTTATCTCCCTCAAACTGGTGCTGTTGGTGGAGGCAGCCCTTACTCAGAAGGTGGTGCCCTTTATGCTCTTGGGTTAATTCATGCCAACCATGGAGAAGGCATAAAACAATTTCTCCGTGAAAGCCTGCGGAATACTAATGCTGAG GTCATCCAGCATGGTGCATGCTTGGGACTGGGGTTGGCAGCCTTGGGAACAGCAGATGAAGTAATATTTGAAGATGTCAAAAATGTACTTTATACAGATAGTGCTGTGGCTGGTGAAGCTGCTGGCATTAGCATGGGACTACTTATGGTTGGGACTGCAAGTGAGAAGGCAACTGAGATGCTTGCATATGCACATGATACACAACATGAAAAGATCATAAG gggCTTAGCTCTTGGAATTGCATTGACAGTATATGGAAGGGAAGAACAGGCTGATACATTGATTGAGCAAATGACTAGAGATCAAGATCCTATTATCCGTTATGGTGGCATGTATGCTTTGGCTTTAGGTTATAGGGGGACATCAAACAACAAGGCCATCCATCAGTTGCTTCATTTTGCTGTGTCGGATGTAAGTGATGATGTTCGCAGGACAGCTGTTCTAGCCCTTGgatttgtcctatattctgaaCCTGAACAG ACCCCAAGAATTGTTTCCCTGCTATCAGAGTCTTACAACCCACATGTCCGATATGGTGCAGCTCTAGCAGTTGGCATTTCCTGTGCTGGTACTGGTTTAAGCGATGCCATTTCTTTGCTAGAGCCTTTGACGTCTGATGTTGTGGATTTTGTTCGCCAAGGAGCCCTCATAGCTATGGCTATGGTTATGATCCAGACTAATGAATCCTGTGACTCTCGTGTTGGGACTttcag GCGGCAATTAGAGAAGATAATTCTTGATAAGCATGAAGATACGATGAGCAAGATGGGTGCTATATTGGCTTCTGGAATTCTTGACGCCGGTGGAAGGAATGTAACTATTAAACTGCTTTCTAAAACTAAGCATGATAAAATCACAGCTGTTGTTGGGCTTGCAGTTTTCAGCCAGTTCTGGTATTGGTATCCCCTTCTCTATTTTATAAGCCTCGCGTTCTCCCCAACTGCCTTTATTGGACTTAACTATGATCTGAAAGTTCCAAAATTTGAGTTCTTATCAAATGCAAAGCCTTCCCTATTTGAATACCCCCGCCCAACCGCACCTCCCACTTCGACTTCAGCTATCAAGATGCCCACCGCTGTTTTGTCAACAGCTGCAAAAGCAAAGTCTAAAGCTAAAAAGGATGCTGAACATAAAGCTGCTTTGGAGAAGCCATCGAGTGATGATACATCTAGTGGTTCAACTTCTGGAAAGACGAATAAATCTTCTGAGAAGGATACTGATGCAATGCAG GTGGATAGTGCTTCGGAAAAGAAGGTGGAGCCTGAACCGTCTTATGAAGTTCTGACGAATCCAGCCAGGGTTGTCCCTGCACAAGAAAAGTACATCAGATTTTTGGAGGAAAGTAGATATGTTCCCGTTAAGTTAGCACCCTCTGGTTTTGTGCTTCTCAAGGATCTACAGCCAACCGAAGTTGAGGTACTCACACTTTCTGATGCACCAACGACCTTGCCATCCAACGTTGGGGGTGCTGCAACGGCCACAACCGGTCAGCAGGGATCAGGGTCTTCAGCAATGGCAGTAGATGAGGAGCCTCAGCCCCCACAACCTTTCGAGTATTCTGGATGA
- the LOC135610536 gene encoding uncharacterized protein LOC135610536 isoform X2: MAMFVPASTKRKDLEVVYDRQPDLSLFSETKRIKISLDGKPPLILEEEVAMSSPAFEAQLQVDGLPQENRNLVMTLPVDEMAIDGEVATATIASSLDPTENHEREETGAEEPMEVEEQEGLLQRPGRTDPVIWSGFF, translated from the exons ATGGCCATGTTTGTGCCTGCAAGCACGAAGAGGAAAGACTTGGAGGTCGTCTACGACCGCCAACCCGATTTGTCGCTCTTTTCTGAGACTAAAAGGATCAAAATAAGTCTG GACGGCAAGCCGCCGCTAATCCTCGAAGAAGAAGTGGCGATGAGTTCTCCGGCGTTCGAGGCGCAGCTGCAGGTGGATGGACTGCCACAGG AGAATCGAAACCTGGTGATGACATTACCGGTGGATGAAATGGCAATTGATGGTGAGGTAGCCACAGCTACGATTGCTTCCTCCCTTGACCCCACAGAGAACCATGAAAGAGAAGAGACTGGAGCTGAGGAACCGATGGAAGTCGAAGAACAAGAGGGTCTTCTTCAGCGACCGGGAAGAACAGATCCCGTCATATGGTCAG GATTCTTTTGA
- the LOC103982168 gene encoding auxin-induced protein 15A-like, translated as MDSSNKTNKITEVVRLQQMLKKWKKLAAAPKSNSKSIKFLKRTLSVSDTSAAHSGDIPKGCLAVCVGEEMQRFVIPTEYLSHRAFAILLREAEEEFGFEQEGVLRIPCEVSVFESILQTVETNYC; from the coding sequence ATGGATTCATCCAACAAGACCAACAAGATCACAGAAGTCGTCAGGCTGCAACAGATGCTGAAGAAGTGGAAGAAGCTCGCAGCTGCACCGAAGAGTAACAGCAAGAGCATCAAGTTCCTGAAGAGGACTCTCTCCGTCTCCGACACCTCTGCGGCGCACTCGGGCGACATTCCCAAGGGATGCTTGGCGGTGTGCGTGGGAGAGGAGATGCAGAGATTTGTGATCCCGACGGAGTACTTGAGCCACAGGGCCTTTGCCATTCTGCTGAGGGAAGCAGAAGAGGAGTTCGGGTTCGAGCAGGAAGGTGTGCTGAGGATTCCCTGCGAGGTTTCTGTGTTCGAGAGCATACTGCAGACGGTGGAGACCAACTACTGTTGA